A stretch of the Tachyglossus aculeatus isolate mTacAcu1 chromosome 6, mTacAcu1.pri, whole genome shotgun sequence genome encodes the following:
- the LOC119929707 gene encoding translation initiation factor IF-2-like isoform X3, which translates to MATAMMVKANCSGAPAQFPLSWEIFQVLRAQLWLFLPPAVLALLQVGLFLEAVGFFLRGPLPAHRTGLCLWILGVYPVIGVTAAVGIYVPRSSFVCNFVASLFWSWCGILPGEKPGCSGSFTAPTWLPILRPAAAAAAAAPTSRSPGPACAGCRWPCCSCLWSARPSSSSPSCSGRTSSGLQQPQLLLQRPDGRLHLPLLLRLPALLHGFAPRPARLPPPCQVYLHHPGAGGLWPSERRAGDHGSLGRHPLQPAFFRPHTLSDHLLLLPDSRDVRHRPPGPLLFPEAGAGPPRGQAAGRGGRGQDGGGGERFPLAHLGLPEAGEQAPAGESGGGWGHLGPEPHLPAWRGGSVPH; encoded by the exons ATGGCCACCGCCATGATGGTCAAAGCCAACTGTTCCGGAGCGCCTGCTCAATTCCCGCTGTCGTGGGAGATTTTCCAAg TGCTCCGCGCCCAACTCTGGCTCTTCTTACCCCCGGCAGTCCTGGCCCTGCTGCAAGTGGGGCTCTTCCTGGAAGCCGTCGGCTTCTTCCTTCGCGGGCCTCTCCCCGCTCACCGCACCGGCCTGTGCCTCTGGATCCTCGGTGTCTACCCG GTGATCGGGGTCACGGCTGCCGTCGGCATCTACGTTCCCCGCTCCTCGTTCGTCTGCAACTTCGTGGCCTCTCT TTTCTGGAGCTGGTGCGGGATCTTGCCGGGGGAGAAGCCCGGCTGCTCCGGCAGCTTCACGGCTCCCACGTGGCTCCCAATCCTccgccctgctgctgctgctgctgctgctgccccaacATCGCGATCACCCG GACCAGCCTGCGCTGGATGTCGCTGGCCGTGTTGCAGCTGTCTCTGGTCCGCACGGCCCTCTTCCTCGTCTCCCTCGTGCTCTGGACGGACGAGCA GTGGGCTCCAGCAACCCCAACTCCTACTTCAACGCCCTGATGGGCGcctccaccttcctctccttctacggcTACCTGCTCTTCTACACGGCTTCGCGCCGCGCCCTGCCCGGCTTCCGCCTCCGTGCCAAGTTTATCTGCATCACCCTGGTGCTGGTGGTCTGTGGCCTTCAGAGCGGCGTGCTGGAGACCATGGGAGCCTTGGGCGTCATCCCCTGCAGCCCGCCTTTTTCCGCCCGCACACGCTCTCAGA tcaTCTACTACTACTCCCTGACAGTCGAGATGTTCGGCATCGGCCTCCTGGCCCGCTCCTGTTTCCGGAGGCTGGAGCCGGCCCCCCGAGAGGGCAAGCCGCAGGAAGAGGAGGGCGAGGCCAGGACGGAGGAGGTGGGGAGCGGTTCCCCCTGGCACACCTGGGCCTCCCCGAAGCCGGAGAGCAGGCCCCAGCGGGAGAGTCTGGGGGTGGCTGGGGACACTTGGGCCCCGAACCCCACCTTCCAGCTTGGAGAGGAGGGTCTGTGCCACATTGA
- the LOC119929707 gene encoding organic solute transporter subunit alpha-like isoform X1 — translation MATAMMVKANCSGAPAQFPLSWEIFQVLRAQLWLFLPPAVLALLQVGLFLEAVGFFLRGPLPAHRTGLCLWILGVYPVIGVTAAVGIYVPRSSFVCNFVASLYHSITLWKFLELVRDLAGGEARLLRQLHGSHVAPNPPPCCCCCCCCPNIAITRTSLRWMSLAVLQLSLVRTALFLVSLVLWTDEQYDYGDVGSSNPNSYFNALMGASTFLSFYGYLLFYTASRRALPGFRLRAKFICITLVLVVCGLQSGVLETMGALGVIPCSPPFSARTRSQIIYYYSLTVEMFGIGLLARSCFRRLEPAPREGKPQEEEGEARTEEVGSGSPWHTWASPKPESRPQRESLGVAGDTWAPNPTFQLGEEGLCHIEHTPLPQAGGPGSPAGSLTLGTLPTTVPSPLPAPHPPAPTSPGALETRA, via the exons ATGGCCACCGCCATGATGGTCAAAGCCAACTGTTCCGGAGCGCCTGCTCAATTCCCGCTGTCGTGGGAGATTTTCCAAg TGCTCCGCGCCCAACTCTGGCTCTTCTTACCCCCGGCAGTCCTGGCCCTGCTGCAAGTGGGGCTCTTCCTGGAAGCCGTCGGCTTCTTCCTTCGCGGGCCTCTCCCCGCTCACCGCACCGGCCTGTGCCTCTGGATCCTCGGTGTCTACCCG GTGATCGGGGTCACGGCTGCCGTCGGCATCTACGTTCCCCGCTCCTCGTTCGTCTGCAACTTCGTGGCCTCTCT CTATCACTCCATCACCCTGTGGAAGTTTCTGGAGCTGGTGCGGGATCTTGCCGGGGGAGAAGCCCGGCTGCTCCGGCAGCTTCACGGCTCCCACGTGGCTCCCAATCCTccgccctgctgctgctgctgctgctgctgccccaacATCGCGATCACCCG GACCAGCCTGCGCTGGATGTCGCTGGCCGTGTTGCAGCTGTCTCTGGTCCGCACGGCCCTCTTCCTCGTCTCCCTCGTGCTCTGGACGGACGAGCAGTACGATTACGGAGAC GTGGGCTCCAGCAACCCCAACTCCTACTTCAACGCCCTGATGGGCGcctccaccttcctctccttctacggcTACCTGCTCTTCTACACGGCTTCGCGCCGCGCCCTGCCCGGCTTCCGCCTCCGTGCCAAGTTTATCTGCATCACCCTGGTGCTGGTGGTCTGTGGCCTTCAGAGCGGCGTGCTGGAGACCATGGGAGCCTTGGGCGTCATCCCCTGCAGCCCGCCTTTTTCCGCCCGCACACGCTCTCAGA tcaTCTACTACTACTCCCTGACAGTCGAGATGTTCGGCATCGGCCTCCTGGCCCGCTCCTGTTTCCGGAGGCTGGAGCCGGCCCCCCGAGAGGGCAAGCCGCAGGAAGAGGAGGGCGAGGCCAGGACGGAGGAGGTGGGGAGCGGTTCCCCCTGGCACACCTGGGCCTCCCCGAAGCCGGAGAGCAGGCCCCAGCGGGAGAGTCTGGGGGTGGCTGGGGACACTTGGGCCCCGAACCCCACCTTCCAGCTTGGAGAGGAGGGTCTGTGCCACATTGAGCACACTCCGCTCCCCCAGGCCGGGGGGCCCGGATCGCCGGCTGGAAGCTTGACATTGGGGACGCTCCCCACCAccgtcccatctcccctccccgcaccccaccctcctgccccaaCCTCTCCGGGGGCCCTGGAGACTCGGGCCTAG
- the LOC119929707 gene encoding organic solute transporter subunit alpha-like isoform X2, giving the protein MATAMMVKANCSGAPAQFPLSWEIFQVLALLQVGLFLEAVGFFLRGPLPAHRTGLCLWILGVYPVIGVTAAVGIYVPRSSFVCNFVASLYHSITLWKFLELVRDLAGGEARLLRQLHGSHVAPNPPPCCCCCCCCPNIAITRTSLRWMSLAVLQLSLVRTALFLVSLVLWTDEQYDYGDVGSSNPNSYFNALMGASTFLSFYGYLLFYTASRRALPGFRLRAKFICITLVLVVCGLQSGVLETMGALGVIPCSPPFSARTRSQIIYYYSLTVEMFGIGLLARSCFRRLEPAPREGKPQEEEGEARTEEVGSGSPWHTWASPKPESRPQRESLGVAGDTWAPNPTFQLGEEGLCHIEHTPLPQAGGPGSPAGSLTLGTLPTTVPSPLPAPHPPAPTSPGALETRA; this is encoded by the exons ATGGCCACCGCCATGATGGTCAAAGCCAACTGTTCCGGAGCGCCTGCTCAATTCCCGCTGTCGTGGGAGATTTTCCAAg TCCTGGCCCTGCTGCAAGTGGGGCTCTTCCTGGAAGCCGTCGGCTTCTTCCTTCGCGGGCCTCTCCCCGCTCACCGCACCGGCCTGTGCCTCTGGATCCTCGGTGTCTACCCG GTGATCGGGGTCACGGCTGCCGTCGGCATCTACGTTCCCCGCTCCTCGTTCGTCTGCAACTTCGTGGCCTCTCT CTATCACTCCATCACCCTGTGGAAGTTTCTGGAGCTGGTGCGGGATCTTGCCGGGGGAGAAGCCCGGCTGCTCCGGCAGCTTCACGGCTCCCACGTGGCTCCCAATCCTccgccctgctgctgctgctgctgctgctgccccaacATCGCGATCACCCG GACCAGCCTGCGCTGGATGTCGCTGGCCGTGTTGCAGCTGTCTCTGGTCCGCACGGCCCTCTTCCTCGTCTCCCTCGTGCTCTGGACGGACGAGCAGTACGATTACGGAGAC GTGGGCTCCAGCAACCCCAACTCCTACTTCAACGCCCTGATGGGCGcctccaccttcctctccttctacggcTACCTGCTCTTCTACACGGCTTCGCGCCGCGCCCTGCCCGGCTTCCGCCTCCGTGCCAAGTTTATCTGCATCACCCTGGTGCTGGTGGTCTGTGGCCTTCAGAGCGGCGTGCTGGAGACCATGGGAGCCTTGGGCGTCATCCCCTGCAGCCCGCCTTTTTCCGCCCGCACACGCTCTCAGA tcaTCTACTACTACTCCCTGACAGTCGAGATGTTCGGCATCGGCCTCCTGGCCCGCTCCTGTTTCCGGAGGCTGGAGCCGGCCCCCCGAGAGGGCAAGCCGCAGGAAGAGGAGGGCGAGGCCAGGACGGAGGAGGTGGGGAGCGGTTCCCCCTGGCACACCTGGGCCTCCCCGAAGCCGGAGAGCAGGCCCCAGCGGGAGAGTCTGGGGGTGGCTGGGGACACTTGGGCCCCGAACCCCACCTTCCAGCTTGGAGAGGAGGGTCTGTGCCACATTGAGCACACTCCGCTCCCCCAGGCCGGGGGGCCCGGATCGCCGGCTGGAAGCTTGACATTGGGGACGCTCCCCACCAccgtcccatctcccctccccgcaccccaccctcctgccccaaCCTCTCCGGGGGCCCTGGAGACTCGGGCCTAG
- the FTSJ1 gene encoding putative tRNA (cytidine(32)/guanosine(34)-2'-O)-methyltransferase has translation MGRSSKDKRDIYYRLAKEEGWRARSAFKLLQLDEEFQLFQGVRRAVDLCAAPGSWSQVLSRKLKGSDTASTIVAVDLQAMAPLPGVIQIQGDITKVSTAQEIIRHFEGQPADLVVCDGAPDVTGLHDIDEYIQAQLLLAALNITTHVLKPGGTFVAKIFRGRDVTLLYSQLRIFFPDVTCAKPRSSRNSSIEAFVVCRGFAPPAGYVPNMANPLLDHRYDLDFNQLEGPNRVIVPFLACGDLSAYDADRTYPLQLTGGPAYRYKAPPQPPIRPPYQKACFLKKNNLLAKDPEPSVLESVAKDAEALEQREPSLLQSVAEALDSFSVAP, from the exons ATGGGTCGGTCTTCCAAGGACAAGAGGGACATTTACTACCGTCTGGCCAAAGAGGAGGGCTGGCGGGCCCGCAGCGCTTTCAAACTGCTGCAGCTGGATGAGGAGTTTCAACTCTTCCAGG GGGTACGTCGTGCCGTGGATCTGTGCGCCGCACCGGGCAGTTGGAGCCAAGTCCTGAGCCGTAAACTGAA GGGGTCAGACACGGCGAGCACCATCGTGGCGGTGGACCTCCAGGCCATGGCTCCTCTTCCAGGGGTCATTCAGATCCAAGGGGATATCACTAAG GTATCCACAGCCCAGGAGATCATCCGGCATTTTGAGGGGCAGCCGGCCGATCTGGTGGTGTGTGACGGAGCCCCTGACG TGACCGGGCTGCACGACATCGACGAGTACATTCAGGCCCAGTTGCTGTTGGCG gCACTGAACATCACCACCCACGTCTTGAAGCCGGGGGGCACCTTCGTGGCCAAG ATCTTCCGGGGCCGAGACGTCACCCtgctctactcccagctccgcatCTTCTTCCCGGACGTCACCTGCGCCAAGCCCCGCAGCAGTCGCAACTCCAGCATTG AAGCCTTTGTGGTTTGTCGTGGCTTTGCCCCGCCTGCCGGCTACGTCCCCAACATGGCCAACCCCCTCCTGGACCACCGCTATG ACCTGGACTTCAACCAGCTGGAGGGGCCCAACCGCGTGATCGTGCCCTTCTTGGCTTGCGGCGACCTCAGCGCCTACGACGCTGACCGCACCTACCCGCTCCAG CTGACCGGGGGCCCGGCTTACAGGTACAAGGCCCCGCCTCAGCCCCCCATCCGTCCGCCGTACCAGAAGGCTTGTTTCCTCAAGAAGAACAACCTGCTGGCCAAGGATCCCGAGCCCAGCGTCCTGGAGAGCGTGGCTAAGGACGCTGAGGCCCTGGAGCAGCGGGAGCCCAGCCTCCTCCAAAGTGTGGCCGAGGCCCTGGACTCATTTTCTGTGGCCCCTTGA